The genome window CGGTGGCCTCGGATATCTCCATTCTCTACCGGGTGAAGGCCGACCAGGTGCCGGGCATCCTGCAAACCACCGGCCTGGGCTACGAGAACATCCTGATTCTGCCCGTGTTCCGCTCGGCCGCCGCCGACGTATGTGCCCGCTACTTTGCCAAGGACATGCATAGCGCCGAGCGGGCCGTGATTGAGAAGGCCATTCTGGTCCAGATGAACGAGGTGCTCACGGCCCGCGGCTTCGAGATTGAGAACGTGCTGCTCAAGAACATTGCCCTGCCCGCGGGCCTGGCCAAGGCCATCGAGGACAAGCTCGAATCAGAGCAGGAGGCCCTGCGCATGGAGTTTCTCAAGCAGCGCGAAACCCGCGACGCCGAGCGCCGCGTGATTGAGGCCGAGGGCCAGAAGCGCATTGCCGTGGTGCGGGCCCAGGGCGAGCAGGAAGCCAACATCATCCAGGCCCGGGGCAAGGCCGAAGCCATGCGCATCGAGGCTGAGGCCGTGCGCCTGACCAACCAGCTCCTCAACCGCGACCTGACACCGGCCGTGCTCCAGTACAAGTCCATCGAGGCGTTCCGGGAGCTGTCGAAATCCCCGAACTCGAAAACCATCATCACCGGGGGCGGCAGCGGCACGCCCATCCTCAACACCCTTACCCAGTAAGCTTTGACACGTTCCCTTCTGGCGCGGCGCGTCTTCGCCCGGCGCACCGGCCTGGCCTGGCTCCTGCTTCTGCTCCTGCTTTCGCTGCTGTTGCTGCTGCTCACCACCCCGGTGGCGCAGGCCCAGCAGAACCTGTTCAACATCCCGGCCGGCGACCTGACGCCCCAGGGCAAATTCTTCTACCAGCACCAGACCAACGTGTACGGCCCGCGCGACCTGGAATCGAAAAACCACCTGGTGTACGGGCTGGGCCGTGGCTGGGAAGCCGGCCTGAACGTGGTGAATATCAAGATGGACTTCCGGCGCCGCGGCGACGTGTTCGGGGTGAACCGCCACGACCGCGGCCGCCCGCTCAAGCCGCTGGTACAGCTCACGGGCCAGAAGTTCTTCGCGCTCAGCCCGACGCTCAGCACCAGCCTGGGCACGCAGGTGGGCACCAACCCGCTGCGCTTCGGCGGGGCCCGCCGCCGGCTCACGCACTTCAGCTACAACACGTGGGTGTGGAGCCCGCGCCACCACGTGAAGGTGGTGGCCGGCCCCTACCTCTCCGACCGGGGCACACTCGGGGCCGGCAACCGGGCCGGGCTGTTGCTGGGGGCCGAGTATCCGGTATCGAAGAAAGTGCTGCTGATGGGCGACTTCATCTCGGGCCGCAACGCCACCAGCGTGTCGGTGCTGGGCCTTAACTACCTGGCCACCCAGCGCCTGCAGCTGTGTCTGGGCGCGCTGCTGCCCAACCCCGGCAGCGGCAACCGGGCCGGGGTGGTATTCGAGCTGAACTTGCTGGGTTACGACGCCGACCCGGCCGGCGACGACCACTAAGCGCGGCGGCAGCGCCCGTACTGCTTTTCCTTCCTCTTTTCTGTTTCTGCCATGTACCGCCTGTTGATGCCCCTTGGGCTGCTCGTTGCCACCTTGCTGACCGGCCCGCGCGCCGTGGCCCAGCCCACGGAGCCGGTGCTGAACCGCTCCTACCAGTTCCGGTATGCCGTGCCGCCGCACTGGGCCGTGTGCCACCAGCGCACTGACTCGGTGAACGTGCTCGGCTACCACAATCCCGCCGACGATGCCCGCCTGTGGGTGGGCCAGCTGCGGGGCCGGCACGCCACGCTGCCGCCGGCCCGGGCCCTGCAACGGGTGCTGCGCCACCTGGGCGCCACCCGCCACGAGCAGCACCACGCCGCCGTGCACTTGCCCGATGCCCTGGAAAGCAGCGGCACCTACCACCTGCGGGGCCGTGAGGTGCGCTACGATGCCCGCGTGAGCCGCCACCCGGGCCAGGTGCTGCTGGTGCACCTCTACGCCACGCCGGCCGCCTTCGGCACCCAGGCTCCCCTGCTGCACCACGTGCTCGACGGCCTCGCGCCGCTGCGGGGCCGCTAGCGGCCCCACCCCTGCCTCTTGGTTTTGCTTTACCCACTGCCTTTTCCCACCACCATGAAACCCCTGGTAAAATCCCTGCTGAACTCCCTGTTTGCCTTACTGACGCTGCTGCTGCCGCTGGGCGTGCAAGCCCAGTCGGAGCCTGAAATCCACTACGAAACCGTGCGCAGCCCCCAGTACCAGCTGCAGTACCAGGTGCCGGCCGGCTGGGACCAGGTGCGCCAGACCAACGACACCACCGTGGCCCTGCTGCACGTGAGCCCCGACCGCAACCTGATGCTCTACATCGGGCAGCTGCGCGGGGCGGCCGCCCACATGACGCCCGACCAGGCGCTCTACCATCTGGCCGAGCAGTTCGGGGTGCCGGTCAACAAGCAGTTCTCCACCACTTACAACGGTATTCAGTTTCTGGAAACCACCGGCACGGGCACCCGCGACGGCCAGCTGCTGCGCTACGACGCGCTGGCGGCCCGCCACCAGGGCCACGTGCTGCTGATCTGCGCCTCGGGCACGCCCGATGCCTTCCGCAACCACGAGCCGCTGCTGCACCACATCCTGCACAGCCTGAGCCCCTACAAAGTACGGCGTGCCACCGCCCGCTAAAAGCCGCCGGGCCACCGCCTGGCCCGCCTGATCCTGTCTTTTCCGCTGTCGCTGCCTCCCCGTTCCGCTCCCCCTATGATCCTGTTCAACCTGCTCACGCTGAGCGCCGACCACGCCCGCCAGGCCACCCGGCTGGTGCTGACCGAGCATCTGGCCACCGACGTGTTCGTTGACGAGGCCATCGACAACCACTGCCTGCTGCCCGACGGCACCATCGGCACCCAGCCGCTGTACCGGGTACTGTTTCTGACCAAGGCCCTGCTCTGCCGCCGCATCGAGCAGCGGCTGCAGGCCGAGTTTCGCGGAAACGACTTCCGAATCTATGCCACGCCCGTCACCCACGTCAATGAGGCTGAAGCCGAGCGTGTGCGCCGGCTGCAGGTCGTCTGAGGCCGGCCGGAATCCGGGCCGGCAGCAGCCCTTCCGTTAAGCTTCTGCTCATAAATCGGTTATAGTGTTTTCGCTTCTTTCCGGCGAGCGGGCCGGGGGAGCTGAAGTGAGCTACCGAAAGGCTTATCCCAGTGGGTTGCGCCCGCCCACTTAGCCGATGTCTTTCAAAACGGGAATTAGCATCATGGGGCGGGCGGACTCGTGTGGGCACCGCCGCCGGCTATGGTACTACCGTGGGACGAGCGCCGCGGGTGCTGCAAGTCGTACGCGGCGTGAACACCTTCCTGACCGAGGGCCTAACCATCCCGAAAGGCCACATCGTGAATTCCGATACCGACATCACGAACCAGATCCGGAAGCTGCCCAACCAGCACATTCGCCCCGACGGCGCTTTACTGCAGGTGCACACCTGCGTCGGACGCCGCTCCAATAAGCCCTGATTGGCCAGCCGGGCCGGGTTGCCGGCTCGCGCCACCCAGAGCAAGCTGTAGCGGGCAAGGAACTGGAGCGCGGGCGCCAACCCTGCGGCCGGCGGGCACGTCTACGGTAGCTCATCTGCTCCCCGCTTTCCATATGGAAATCTACAACACCCTGTCGCTGCTCATTGTGGTGGCTGCCGTCTTCGGCTACCTCAACTACCGTTTCGTGAAGCTGCCGGGCGTCATCGGCCTGATGATGCTGGCCCTGGTTTCGTCGCTGGCTGCCATCGGACTGGGCAAGCTGGGCGTGGGCTGGGTGCTGCACGCCGGCGAGCTGGTGCGCGGCCTCGACTTCCATACCATCCTCATGGACGTAATGCTGAGCTTCCTGCTGTTTGCCGGGGCACTGCACGTGGATGTGGGCGCCCTGGGCCGGCAGGGCGTGGCCATCGGCACCATGGCCACGGTGGGCATCCTGCTGTCCACGTTCCTGATCGGCACGGCCTTCTACTACCTGCTGCCGCTGTTCGGGCAGCCCATCGACTATATCTACTGCCTGCTGTTCGGGGTGCTCATCTCCCCCACCGACCCCATTGCCGTGCTGGGCATTCTCAAGGAGGCCCGCATCGACAAGTCGCTGGAAATCCGCATCGTGGGCGAGTCGCTGTTCAACGACGGTATTGCCGTGGTGGTGTTTCTGAGCTTGTTTCAGATTGCCCAGTTCGGGCCCGAGCGCGCCACCGCGGCCGTTATCGGGCAGCTGTTTCTTGTGGAGGCCGTGGGCGGCATTGCCCTGGGCGCGGTGCTGGGTTACGCCGCCTACTGGGCCCTGCGCACCATTGACAACTACCAGGTGGAGGTGATGATTACGCTGGCCCTGGTAATGGGCGGCACGGCCCTGGCCAAGGCCCTGCACACCTCCGGGCCGCTGGCCATCGTGGTGGCGGGCTTGCTGGTGGGCAGCAAGGGCCGCAGCCTAGGCATGTCCGACATCACCCGCGAGTACCTCGACAAGTTCTGGGAAATCCTCGACGAGATTCTCAACGCCGTACTGTTCGTGCTCATCGGCCTGGAAATGCTCATTCTCGACATCAGCCGCACCACCCTGCTGGTCGGAGTGGTGTCCATTGGGCTGGTGCTGCTGGCGCGCTGGGTGTCGGTGGGAGTGCCGCTGGCGCTGCTCAAGCGCTTCTACCCCTTCGACCGCCGGACGCTGCGGGTGCTCACCTGGGGCGGACTGCGGGGTGGTATCTCGGTGGCCCTGGCCCTGTCCTTGCCCGAGTCTATGCCTCGCGACTTGCTGGTAGGCGTCACCTACGTGGTCGTGATTTTCAGCATCATCGTGCAGGGCCTCAGCATCGGGCCGCTGGTCAAGAAGATGGGGCTAAGCACCGGCCCGCCCCCCGACGACCAGTCCGGCCACTAACTCCCGCGCCTCATGAACCGACTACGCGCCCTGTGGCAGAATCTGAATTCCAGCCTGTGGTTTGTGCCCACGCTGATGGTGGCAGGCAGCCTGGTACTGGCCTTCGGGCTGGTGCTGGCCGAGCCGTTTCTCGACCACGACCAGCTGGCCAATTACCCTTTGCTGTTCGGGGCCGGGGCCGACGGCGCCCGCGGCATGCTCACGGCCATTGCCGGCTCCATGATTACCGTGGCCGGTCTGATTTTCTCACTCACGCTGAGCACCCTGGCCCAGGTATCGAGCCAGTACACCTCACGGGTGCTGCGCAACTTCATGCGCGACCGAACCAACCAGCTGATTCTGGGCTTCTTTGTCAGCATCTTCGCCTACTGCCTGATTGTGCTGCGCACTATCCGGGGCGGCGACGAGGGCCGGTTCATCCCGTCGCTGGCGGTGGGCGTGGGGCTGGTGCTGGCGCTGCTGAGCATCGGGGTGCTGATTTTCTTTATTCACTACATGGCCTCCTCCATTCAGGCCGCCAACATCATCCGCAACGCCAGCCAGGAAACCGAGGCGGCCATCACGCGCCTGTTTCCGGAGGAGCTGGGCGGAGAGGCCAGCGCCGCCGAGGCCCGGCAGCTGCTGGAGCAGGCCGGCGAGCTGCGCTGGCAGCCCGTGCCGGCGCGCGCCACCGGCTACGTGCAGAGCATCAGCGAGGACAGCCTGCTGGCGCTGGCCCGGGAGCTGCAGGGCGTAGTGCGCCTCGAGCACGGCATCGGTGGCTTCGTGGCCCGGGGGGCGGCGCTGGTGTCGGTGGCCCGCTACGGCGCCCACCCTGCCCCGCTGCCCGACGAGTTGACCGGGCAAATCAACCAGCTCTTCAGCCTGGGCAATCAGCGCACCATCGAGCAGGACGCCAGCTTTGGCCTGCGCCAGATTGTGGATATTGCCCTCAAGGCCCTGTCGCCGGGCATCAACGACACCACCACGGCCATCATCTGCGTCGACCACCTGGGGGCGCTGCTGGCGCAGCTGGCCGATCGGCAGCTGCCCGAGCCGCTGCGCGTGGCCGACCGCCAGGTGCGCGTGGTGGCGGTGCGGCCCTCGTTTGAGAAGATGCTAGCCACGGCCTTCGACCAGATCCGCATCAGTGCCGAGGCCAACCTGGGCGTGTACCTGCGGCTGCTGACGGCCCTGGCCACCGTGGCCCAGCGCACCGACCACCCGGAGCGCCGCGCCGCGCTGCGCCAGCAGGCCGGCCTAGTAATGGCGGCGGCCGAGCGCACCCTCAGCACCGACTACGAGCGCCAGCAGGTGCGCGAGCGGCGCGCCGGGCTGCCGCTGGGCTAACCTTAGGCCATACGCGGAGCGCTACTGCTTGGCCGCGGGCGGTTGTTGCTGCGGGGCCGGCTCCGGGCGGGCGGCGGACTGGTCGGCGCGGGCCGGCGGCACG of Hymenobacter yonginensis contains these proteins:
- a CDS encoding prohibitin family protein, with protein sequence MTQLPVFRPRLRRFRVAILSPTLPRPTLAAHKVLGAANVRVLLETFASYSLHRSLLLLRRPLTVLLLAGAAALGSCTTVRQGEVGVKRTLGRLDERVVLSGPKAFNPFLSTIIKVPVTTQNLEIRSSLPSREGLSVASDISILYRVKADQVPGILQTTGLGYENILILPVFRSAAADVCARYFAKDMHSAERAVIEKAILVQMNEVLTARGFEIENVLLKNIALPAGLAKAIEDKLESEQEALRMEFLKQRETRDAERRVIEAEGQKRIAVVRAQGEQEANIIQARGKAEAMRIEAEAVRLTNQLLNRDLTPAVLQYKSIEAFRELSKSPNSKTIITGGGSGTPILNTLTQ
- a CDS encoding cation:proton antiporter, translated to MEIYNTLSLLIVVAAVFGYLNYRFVKLPGVIGLMMLALVSSLAAIGLGKLGVGWVLHAGELVRGLDFHTILMDVMLSFLLFAGALHVDVGALGRQGVAIGTMATVGILLSTFLIGTAFYYLLPLFGQPIDYIYCLLFGVLISPTDPIAVLGILKEARIDKSLEIRIVGESLFNDGIAVVVFLSLFQIAQFGPERATAAVIGQLFLVEAVGGIALGAVLGYAAYWALRTIDNYQVEVMITLALVMGGTALAKALHTSGPLAIVVAGLLVGSKGRSLGMSDITREYLDKFWEILDEILNAVLFVLIGLEMLILDISRTTLLVGVVSIGLVLLARWVSVGVPLALLKRFYPFDRRTLRVLTWGGLRGGISVALALSLPESMPRDLLVGVTYVVVIFSIIVQGLSIGPLVKKMGLSTGPPPDDQSGH
- a CDS encoding DUF2254 domain-containing protein; the encoded protein is MNRLRALWQNLNSSLWFVPTLMVAGSLVLAFGLVLAEPFLDHDQLANYPLLFGAGADGARGMLTAIAGSMITVAGLIFSLTLSTLAQVSSQYTSRVLRNFMRDRTNQLILGFFVSIFAYCLIVLRTIRGGDEGRFIPSLAVGVGLVLALLSIGVLIFFIHYMASSIQAANIIRNASQETEAAITRLFPEELGGEASAAEARQLLEQAGELRWQPVPARATGYVQSISEDSLLALARELQGVVRLEHGIGGFVARGAALVSVARYGAHPAPLPDELTGQINQLFSLGNQRTIEQDASFGLRQIVDIALKALSPGINDTTTAIICVDHLGALLAQLADRQLPEPLRVADRQVRVVAVRPSFEKMLATAFDQIRISAEANLGVYLRLLTALATVAQRTDHPERRAALRQQAGLVMAAAERTLSTDYERQQVRERRAGLPLG